A region of Neovison vison isolate M4711 chromosome 7, ASM_NN_V1, whole genome shotgun sequence DNA encodes the following proteins:
- the BET1L gene encoding BET1-like protein isoform X3, with product MADWARAQSPAAVEEILDRENKRMADSLASKVTRLKSLALDMDRDAEDQNRYLDSMDSDFTSMTGLLTGSVKRFSTMARSGRDNRKLLCGMAAGLIVAFFILSYLLSRTRT from the exons ATGGCGGACTGGGCTCGTG CTCAGAGTCCCGCCGCTGTGGAGGAGATTCTAGACCGGGAGAATAAGCGGATGGCCGACAGCTTGGCGTCCAAGGTCACCAGGCTCAAATCG CTGGCCCTGGACATGGATAGGGATGCAGAAGACCAGAACCGGTACCTGGACAGCATG GACTCGGATTTCACAAGCATGACAGGGCTGCTCACGGGGAGCGTGAAGCGCTTTTCCACAATGGCGAGGTCTGGGCGAGACAACCGGAAGCTTCTGTGTGGTATGGCCGCGGGCCTCATCGTGGCCTTCTTCATCCTCTCCTATCTCCTGTCAAGGACAAGGACTTGA
- the BET1L gene encoding BET1-like protein isoform X2, with the protein MRRAEAGRTLQLRTPRRVQRALEGLLRASSLLSQGSCPGREDEGTRTSGTRGGPQRGPGRVRAISAETGREVIWGKVTQSNRSGRFQDGDGRGGREKHVPAAPRRRRVRRVRVKAKPDRAPQRPGCAAQRRGGLACVLFRKAARWTSRGPRAVGSAPRHGASACTVQQAPVGRRPRARPTPAQSPAAVEEILDRENKRMADSLASKVTRLKSLALDMDRDAEDQNRYLDSMDSDFTSMTGLLTGSVKRFSTMARSGRDNRKLLCGMAAGLIVAFFILSYLLSRTRT; encoded by the exons ATGCGCAGAGCCGAGGCGGGAAGGACTCTGCAGCTCCGGACCCCTCGGCGTGTTCAGCGGGCGCTGGAAGGCCTGCTGAGGGCCAGCTCGCTGCTTTCGCAGGGCTCGTGTCCGGGAAGGGAAGACGAGGGAACACGGACATCCGGGACTCGCGGTGGGCCGCAGAGGGGTCCGGGTCGAGTCCGCGCCATCTCTGCGGAGACCGGACGAGAAGTGATCTGGGGGAAGGTCACTCAGAGCAACAGGAGCGGCCGGTTCCAAGACGGGGATGGCCGCGGTGGGCGAGAGAAACACGTCCCTGCAGCTCCACGAAGGCGGAGAGTGCggagggtcagggtgaaggcAAAGCCTGACCGTGCGCCGCAGCGTCCCGGGTGTGCAGCTCAGAGGCGGGGCGGCCTGGCCTGTGTCCTCTTCCGAAAGGCAGCGAGATGGACGTCCCGGGGTCCGCGCGCTGTCGGGAGCGCTCCACGGCACGGCGCGTCGGCATGCACCGTGCAGCAAGCCCCTGTGGGCCGTCGGCCCCGCGCCAGGCCCACTCCCG CTCAGAGTCCCGCCGCTGTGGAGGAGATTCTAGACCGGGAGAATAAGCGGATGGCCGACAGCTTGGCGTCCAAGGTCACCAGGCTCAAATCG CTGGCCCTGGACATGGATAGGGATGCAGAAGACCAGAACCGGTACCTGGACAGCATG GACTCGGATTTCACAAGCATGACAGGGCTGCTCACGGGGAGCGTGAAGCGCTTTTCCACAATGGCGAGGTCTGGGCGAGACAACCGGAAGCTTCTGTGTGGTATGGCCGCGGGCCTCATCGTGGCCTTCTTCATCCTCTCCTATCTCCTGTCAAGGACAAGGACTTGA
- the BET1L gene encoding BET1-like protein isoform X1 has product MRRAEAGRTLQLRTPRRVQRALEGLLRASSLLSQGSCPGREDEGTRTSGTRGGPQRGPGRVRAISAETGREVIWGKVTQSNRSGRFQDGDGRGGREKHVPAAPRRRRVRRVRVKAKPDRAPQRPGCAAQRRGGLACVLFRKAARWTSRGPRAVGSAPRHGASACTVQQAPVGRRPRARPTPGAPTLGARTPGAECGGGKPWLLLSPHAHPRLASFSCGTRHPCIFGSARRGRHWPPPSPTSSGRGLEAHRSLGGGERPRPPVPASLSAEGPGALAAQSPAAVEEILDRENKRMADSLASKVTRLKSLALDMDRDAEDQNRYLDSMDSDFTSMTGLLTGSVKRFSTMARSGRDNRKLLCGMAAGLIVAFFILSYLLSRTRT; this is encoded by the exons ATGCGCAGAGCCGAGGCGGGAAGGACTCTGCAGCTCCGGACCCCTCGGCGTGTTCAGCGGGCGCTGGAAGGCCTGCTGAGGGCCAGCTCGCTGCTTTCGCAGGGCTCGTGTCCGGGAAGGGAAGACGAGGGAACACGGACATCCGGGACTCGCGGTGGGCCGCAGAGGGGTCCGGGTCGAGTCCGCGCCATCTCTGCGGAGACCGGACGAGAAGTGATCTGGGGGAAGGTCACTCAGAGCAACAGGAGCGGCCGGTTCCAAGACGGGGATGGCCGCGGTGGGCGAGAGAAACACGTCCCTGCAGCTCCACGAAGGCGGAGAGTGCggagggtcagggtgaaggcAAAGCCTGACCGTGCGCCGCAGCGTCCCGGGTGTGCAGCTCAGAGGCGGGGCGGCCTGGCCTGTGTCCTCTTCCGAAAGGCAGCGAGATGGACGTCCCGGGGTCCGCGCGCTGTCGGGAGCGCTCCACGGCACGGCGCGTCGGCATGCACCGTGCAGCAAGCCCCTGTGGGCCGTCGGCCCCGCGCCAGGCCCACTCCCGGTGCGCCTACTCTCGGTGCGCGCACTCCCGGTGCCGAGTGCGGCGGCGGGAAGCCCTGGCTCCTCCTGTCCCCGCACGCGCACCCCCGTCTGGCTTCGTTTTCTTGCGGAACGCGTCACCCCTGCATCTTCGGCAGCGCTCGCCGGGGCCGGCACTGGCCTCCACCTAGTCCCACAAGCAGCGGCCGCGGCCTCGAAGCGCACCGCAGCCTGGGCGGGGGCGAGCGCCCGCGGCCACCCGTTCCAGCCTCCCTCTCGGCGGAGGGGCCCGGAGCGCTCGCGG CTCAGAGTCCCGCCGCTGTGGAGGAGATTCTAGACCGGGAGAATAAGCGGATGGCCGACAGCTTGGCGTCCAAGGTCACCAGGCTCAAATCG CTGGCCCTGGACATGGATAGGGATGCAGAAGACCAGAACCGGTACCTGGACAGCATG GACTCGGATTTCACAAGCATGACAGGGCTGCTCACGGGGAGCGTGAAGCGCTTTTCCACAATGGCGAGGTCTGGGCGAGACAACCGGAAGCTTCTGTGTGGTATGGCCGCGGGCCTCATCGTGGCCTTCTTCATCCTCTCCTATCTCCTGTCAAGGACAAGGACTTGA
- the SCGB1C1 gene encoding secretoglobin family 1C member 1, producing MGMAAPGQPRCRIKPAEAAAKGPPSAMKGSSTLLLVALVLLCSWGLATGEDSSEFFMDFLQTLLVGSPEELYEGPLSKYNVNADAKAALTELKSCIDNLQPMHKAELVKLLVQVLGSEDEA from the exons ATGGGAATGGCGGCTCCTGGGCAG CCCAGGTGCCGCATAAAGCCAGCCGAGGCAGCTGCCAAGGGACCGCCGTCTGCCATGAAGGGGAGCAGCACCCTCCTGCTGGTGGCCCTCGTCCTGCTCTGCTCCTGGG GGCTGGCCACCGGAGAGGACAGCAGTGAGTTTTTCATGGACTTCCTGCAAACGCTGCTGGTGGGGTCCCCCGAGGAGCTCTACGAGGGGCCCCTGAGCAAGTACAACGTCAATGCGGATGCCAAGGCCGCCCTGACTGAGCTCAAGTCCTGCATAGACAACCTCCAGCCCATGCACAAAGCGGAGCTGGTCAAGCTGCTG GTGCAAGTGCTGGGCAGCGAAGATGAGGCCTAG
- the ODF3 gene encoding outer dense fiber protein 3 yields the protein MAEEVWVGTWRPHRPRGPIMALYSSPGPKYLIPPTTGFVRHTPTKLRAPAYSFRGAPMLLAENCSPGPRYSVNPKILRTGKDLGPAYSILGRYRTKTITTPGPGDYFPEKSSKHVFDSAPSHSISARTKTFRVDSTPGPAAYMLPVVMGPHTVGKASQPSFSIKGRSKLGSFSDDLHKTPGPAAYRQTDVQVTKPKAPQYTMAARAEPPGDKTLKPGPGAHSPEKVTVTKPCAPVVTFGIKHSDYMTPLVVDVE from the exons ATGGCAGAGGAAGTATGGGTGGGCACCTGGAGGCCCCATCGCCCCCGGGGGCCCATCATGGCCCTCTACAGCAGCCCAGGGCCCAAGTACCTGATTCCACCCACCACGG GATTTGTGAGGCACACACCCACCAAGCTGCGTGCACCAGCCTACAGTTTCCGGGGGGCCCCCATGCTCCTGGCAGAGAACTGCTCCCCAGGGCCCCGCTACAGTGTGAACCCCAAGATACTGAGGACAGGCAAGGACCTCGGCCCCGCCTACTCCATCCTGGGGCGCTATCGCACCAAGACCATCACAACCCCTGGCCCTG GTGACTACTTTCCAGAGAAATCTAGCAAGCACGTGTTTGACTCAGCGCCCAGCCACTCCATTTCCGCCCGGACCAAGACCTTTCGAGTGGACAGCACCCCAG GGCCGGCCGCCTACATGCTGCCTGTGGTGATGGGGCCCCACACTGTCGGCAAGGCCTCCCAGCCCTCCTTCTCCATCAAGGGTCGCAGCAAGCTGGGCAGCTTCAGTGACGACCTGCACAAG ACCCCAGGTCCTGCAGCCTACCGCCAGACAGACGTGCAGGTGACGAAGCCCAAGGCTCCACAGTACACCATGGCAGCCCGAGCGGAGCCCCCAGGGGACAAGACCCTCAAGCCGGGACCGGGAGCTCACAGCCCTGAGAAG GTGACAGTGACCAAGCCCTGCGCCCCTGTCGTCACCTTCGGCATCAAACATTCGGACTACATGACACCCCTGGTGGTAGATGTGGAATAG